From the genome of Brassica napus cultivar Da-Ae unplaced genomic scaffold, Da-Ae ScsIHWf_1695;HRSCAF=2321, whole genome shotgun sequence:
CGTCGATCAACAGTGCGTTCAGGTACGATCTCTCTTCCCTGTGTTCTCTCTGACTCTCTCTCGGTCGATATTGTGATTGATCTTTCCCACCGTGATCGATTTTAATTTGATATCATGACTCTGACCTCGTGCTACGtctaatttgaaaattttcaacGCAATCGTCTTCTGCTTTGCATTCGATTTGtgtgttagcaaaaaaaataatgccTTCATGATCGGCGGGTCGAGTTTCGATCTAAGAGTGTTCTTTATATAACAAACAGTGTTTGATTTTAAGAAGAAGCCATGGCGGGGCATAAGATTGAAACAGGTCACGAGGACACCGTCCACGACGTGCAAATGGATTACTACGGGAAGCGAGTAGCCACCGCCTCCTCTGACTGCACCATCAAGATCACCGGCGTCAGCAACAACGGCGCATCCCAGCACCTAGCTACACTAACCGGCCACCGTGGTCCCGTCTGGGAGGTCGCTTGGGCCCACCCGAAGTTCGGGTCAATGCTAGCCTCATGCTCCTACGATGGCCAAGTCATTCTCTGGAAAGAAGGCAGCCAAAACCAGTGGACTCAGGCCCACGTCTTCACCGACCACAAAACTTCGGTCAGCTCCATCGCCTGGGCTCCTTACGAGCTCGGACTATCCTTGGCCTGCGGTTCGTCTGACGGGAACATCTCGGTGTTCACGGGGCGTGGTGACGGCGGCTGGGACACGACGAAGATTGACCAAGCGCATCCGGTTGGCGTCACGTCGGTCTCGTGGGCCCCGTCCACTGCGCCTGGGGCTCTTGTCAGCTCCGGGTTGCTTGATCCGGTTTACAAGCTGGCTTCGGGTGGGTGTGATAATACGGTGAAAGTGTGGAAGCTCTCTAACGGGTCGTGGAAGATGGATTGCTTCCCGGCTCTTCAGAAGCACAGTGACTGGGTGCGTGATGTGGCTTGGGCGCCCAACTTGGGTCTCCCTAAGTCCACCATAGCTAGTGGCTCGCAAGACGGGAAAGTGGTTATATGGACGGTGGGGAAAGAAGGTGAGCAGTGGGAAGGTAAGGTTCTGAATGACTTTAAGGCTCCGGTGTGGCGGGTCTCCTGGTCCTTGACGGGTAACTTGTTGGCTGTGTCTGATGGGAACAATAATGTGACGGTGTGGAAAGAGGCGGTTGATGGAGAGTGGCAACAAGTCACCGCCCTGGAGCCgtagtttttttcctttttaatatgaTTCGCTATTTCTTACAAAGGAACGGAATAAAAGACTCTTTCTATCCTGAGCCTTTACGAGGGAATGTGGATGTGGTTTTACTTAATTTTGGTCGAGACATTTGGtcattttttaatcttttcCTTGGCGATTTTCAAGaaataaattctttttttttcctggtTAAACAGTTTATTGATTGTATTAGGTAATATCATAATACAAAATGTTACAAGTTGTAATACGTAAAAAATATGATGTTAAAGGCTATTTCTAGATTATAGAATAAGAAAATGTTACGAGTTAGTATAACAAACGAGATTATTTCAAGACTTTGGAgtaatgaatttatttttaacttattaTTCTATCTCACTCAAAAATGGAGTAAGCTTGGAGTGAAACTCAACTCCACTTTGGGAGAATAATATATTTGGAAATGCTCTAACAAAATTTATCACGTGAATCAGAAACCTTTGTAGTAGTATTATGGTTGTTGCTTGATATTTACCTTAGTGGCGGCattcaaaaagattcaaaaagtTACCTATATAGCTTCATCTGCAAAGACAGAAGCAGTTCGTTCAGTGCTCTAGTATAATAACTAGTATCTCAATGTAGACTTGTATTGAGCTGTGTAGTGTTGGAATCTTGTTTCTCTGAATCTTGTTttattgtttgtgtttgtgaaACCTTTTCCCCGCTGTTTGATCCCCTGATAAAGTCATTTTAGAGCTGCTTAAATAATCAAGTGTTTATTTACATCATCAGACTGCAAAGCATCTATGGAAAAAGTTCAAAGAAGTTGCCAAATTTGAAGAAGcgaaagaagagagcaaagacgCCTCTCAGGCCGCTGGTCTGCTTGAGAAGTTAACAGTggaagagaaggaggagaaaccAGTGGAGAAGGTAGCATCAGCAGAGGCAGAGAAAGCtgttgaagaaaagaaaactaaGGAGTCTGTGCCCTCAGCTTAAGATACATATGCATAGAATGTTAGAAATACACAAGACAACGCCAGGTACTATACAGCCTGGTGTGTTTAAAATCCATCCATGACTTGCCTTTCTTTAAAAAAGTTGATTCTTGTTTTATCAGTGTCATCATATTTACTTGCTGAGCCGTGTTGAGTCCATATGTTAGCGTAACAAGAGTATCTATCACATGTGACATTCGCATATGAGAGGAGATTTTCGGGGTTGTTTTGGGATTCGTCATCTAAAAGTATATATCCCTTCGTTTTTTTTCTGGAAACAGTGTGCAGTCAGAACATGCTCCATTTTTATTCTACAAAATATATGCATTGGATTGcgcttttttttattaaactacaAGTCGTGTTACATCACATTAGAGCCTTGCATTTCGATAAATATAGTTCACTGTAAGTATCTCCAAccctactctattttttactttaaaatagagtttagagtgaaaaatactCTAATGGTACActatttctcactctataatagagtgaaaaataggtttactccaaaagtaattttttttttgttcatcattctattttATACTCTaaaataactctattatagagttattctattttagagtaaaaaatagagtaaaatggtaaactaaaatttactctatatttcactctaaaatagagtaactctattatagagttgaatttgctccaatgattcactttataatagagttactctataatagagtgaaatatagagtaatcttattttttcactctatatttggagtaaaaaaacaagattactctatatttcactctattataaagtgaaccattggagcaaattcaactctataatagagttactctattttagagtgaaatatatagtaaattttagtatcccattggagatgctctaaggccATCTTCAACCTAACTccaaaacactattttagtgtgattTTGACACAAAAATCTTCTTCAAcccaacactaaaaatcacacCATTTTAGTGCAACACTATAAtttcacaccaaatttggtgtgataCTATTCACTACATTAAAATACTAttcacttattttattaataaaatagataattaaataaatgataaataaaaacataaatatatataatattatagaataatTTTTAGTGTGAAGTTTAGTGTTATGGTtggagaagaatttttttttagtgttgAAATTATACTAAAATAGTGTAGTTTTGATACTAAAATAGTGTTATGGATTGGAGATGTTCTCAGGAGGTTCTTCAAAACGGTATAATCTGATTAAATAATGGCGAGATAAAACGGGCCCGATAGACCCCTAGTGTATTTCCAAGTTACTTGTTAGTAAAACGGTAATACTGGTAGGTAGCGACAAGGCCGGCTTATAGATTTGGATAAGACTCTTTGCACAGCCCTCTAAATtgtaaaattgttatttgtattACAATGGGACAAATTACAATTCAGGTTCGGTCAAGTGTCACAGTAGTTGACCGGACCTACATAATGGTATTCCTGGAAGATTGTGGCACTGGCTTTAATCGGGCTTGAATCTATAAATTAGGAACCCCATTAATGCATGATGCTCATTCGTCAGCATGTAGACCTTTTAAGCCACATGGacttatctctctctccttttcgTACGCACATACATACATCTCAATGTTCTGTTCATTGTGTTTGTGTTAATTTCTGTCGTGGATTGGAGATACTCTTAAAATTATCACTccatttcaaattttcaaatacaACAAAATATCTAGGAATTTTGGTAGGATGCTTTGAGAAAAATATCAGGTACGCGAAATCTTTTTTAAAGTGATATcttcttagatatgtattagGTGATAAGTCGCATCATGTGCGGgatgaatttataaaaacaattatattcgGTGATTATAAactttactatacattttttattttaataatagttAACAAATATATACATACCGGATAATAATCATGTATCGGCATCTTGTGCGGGATGCACattgtatatacaaataattttatatactattacttattttattttattttacgttatgtaataacaaataataaaaatatattgattaattgagaaacattaattattaagtatataattaaattggtgaaAACACATAAATCAGACAAACCACTCTTATTTATTTACTATCATTTTATGGTAAGTAAATCTAAATAATCACATTTATCCATTTcgtatataattaattttaaatgatactaatatatatagtatattttaatatggctatctattaaatgagacttcataatCATAcggttttatgatcatttgtattttttataacaaattttttaaatcattgaaaacaaaattttcaatgtgggacttataataagtttataatttataaatatgcttgaaaattcattaaaaattttgaaattaaaatattttatgtattcttatatggtatatagttatatatatatatatattaaatgagatttttattcatatggttttaaaatcatgtgtatcttgttaagttgttataataaaaatgttaaatcattgatcataaaaaatttaacataagaattttaacaactttagtaatttataatcgtttttaaattcaaaatataacatatataaaaaatctaaattttaatatatatattcatcacTTTGAGAAAGTTAGTATGAACCCAGTAAAATCAAaactattttctctttttaaagtATTGAAGTGCACGATTATAGCATATGATATATGCATCGTAAATCACGAAATCAGTTTGGTCAACAATTCTATTACATATGGAAACTGTAATGAACTGAGTGTTTATTTCCAAATTTGTCAAATTGATTGTGGACCATGATATTTGCTGTGATGTGTCCGTTATATGagttgtttcttttattttacaatACTCCAAATGATATATTAAGCATTCCAATTTAAGCTtagtataaaactattttaatgattaaatgatatcaatggcaatatatgttatatttctagtaatgaatttttaaataaggGCTGAGAGAGCATGTGGAACCGTCACGATAGCAAAATGGCAATAGTGTAAATAACTtataaaaccaaagttactttttaataatgtttctcctttaatatataagagatttttagtaatctaataataatatttgaggGTGATCGCTTGGaatttatccttttttttttttttttaaatcactaaCCTTTACTGGatgtagttttattttaaaaatttaaagccTATAtcaaatttctattaatttttaccATTCATACTTtagcttttatttttaaagtaaaaccaaaaaaaataaagcaaactTTTTCTTATGTAGTTTAGGAAAACAATATACATCTTTTTAGGCTGTAGAATCTGTAAAAAAGTtgataatcataataaaaacatctataaatattttaatttaattttgggtattattaaaattattgaagtattttaaataacatagatagtatttacatatcacatttaGAATAACATTAAACaatgataatttataaaaaaaatattagtatacattattttaattgataaaaataattattttatatatacatcacatctttcacatatttgattttaaaatatctacagcaTGTAACTTATAATTACAACAAATTTTACTACATCAAAAGTTTCTACAAGAAAGTATATATTAACAACTTTATAGCTAAAATCAATTTAAAGCTAAATTTTGACAGCTAAATTTTTAGAGGTTAAATGtaataattctaagaaaatAATAGTATTATTATCTACAAgttgtaaaataaaaacattttgcgTGTGTGGAACCTGGACCCAAATTATACGTTATTACTAAGTCTTCCAGTATATCTAGTATAATCACACAAAAACTTGTATAAGTATAATCTATATTCATATCAAACCTaccaaaaattaacaaaagttaGTTTCAAACTTTCATGTTGTTTGCAATTTACAAAGTTTGAACTACCCATGTGCGGCAGTTATAACAAAAGCTAGGATGCTTAGTATAATCTATAGATCGTAATCAGGAAGATGATTACTTACGAGTATGGTATGAAGCCACCTTAATCGATCTATACCAATGACtagaaaatatattgtataGAGTACGAATTCTGTAGTTGTTAAAGTATTCAGAGAACGTTCTATGAGGTTTATAGGATCCGAGTGTACTGATTAAGGTATCCAAACTAGAAGCTTCGCAGAAACATCATGCACAACTttcaacacacacaaaaaaataactttcaACAAAATAACATCAATCAAAGGGATGCGATTgcactttttcttctttcctttctttatttctactttacttttaattttaaaaaaatttattcctTTTTACTCACGCAATCTtaggctccgaatggtaacaGCGGATTCAGCGGGGCGGGACAAACAAATTGGTTAGTGCAATGCGGTTTAAGTGTGGTTTGTGTTAGAAAAACGCATATTGCAGGACAAGTGCGGTTCATCTAAAAAAAGCGGTTTAAAACAAAATGTGAATAGTGACATGTGCAATGAATAGTGTAACTGCgggatacataaaatatttattttttatagactaaaaaatcattaaaactattattatttattatatatatacatatatattagtttaaaaatattatatatgtgaaatttgatattttattactCACTAATTatcttgaaaattaaaaattgtagaaataATGTATTTATGATAGTGATTTAATGTgcttttaatatatgttaaaacaataatttttttatattttacaaactaaaaaatcagtgatactaatataatttttaaaaattatatatatctcAAATGTGAAAGTTTATATACTATTACTAAAATTTATAgcctattattttattttaaaatataataattgcGCTAGTTTTCTTTagacaaaattaaattaagatatttgaattttttcttcttgtcATCAACATTAATAGATTCATGAAGACCCTGCAAACCCAGCTTTAAGatatcaataatattaaattaagaatctgaattttcttatttaatttataaaaatattttaattatctgaaaaactttacaaaatcatattcaaTTATGCTATATTATTAgtgttatatttattattactaattatcatttaaatttatgcTACTTAATTTTGTTAATTAGATCATTTACATCTcaatttatgtatattatatggaCAAAATATTAGTGATTATATATgggtttaatgtatttttgataacaaacatttattttaaataattctgGTTGAAACAGTACCTAAACCACACCTCATCTCTTTCTTTTCAAGCTTAACTGCGGTTCAGACCAAAAGTTGTCCcgttacagtttttttttttttaatttataatattttatttataaaagcaCTAGCAATAAAATCATGTGAATGGTGACACTCTGCTTCACCCGCCATGCGTTACTCTTCTCCCGCACTTCTCATTCACAGCCTTACTTTTTCGTTCTCTTCTTTTATTTAGCCTTTGTTTATTTTTGAGGGTGTAATTATTCCGATCCACTTTACATGCATGTACTTTGAGATTTATACTTTAAAGGATGGTACGGATGGACCCCACAAAATGACAAGACACTTAAGAGATTTGTTTGTTAAGAAAGACGAGCGTCTGATATTATAATACTCGAAAACATTTCTTAAATTCGTCCCAACCGTGTGCATGCATATTTCCTTACGCCTCTTTGATGTGAAATCTACATTATTGAAGTTTGTAGCAACGATACGAATAAGACATAAGTAAAATGTTCACTCAACACGAATCAATCTCAAAATTTTACCAACGTTATA
Proteins encoded in this window:
- the LOC125598304 gene encoding protein transport protein SEC13 homolog B-like, giving the protein MAGHKIETGHEDTVHDVQMDYYGKRVATASSDCTIKITGVSNNGASQHLATLTGHRGPVWEVAWAHPKFGSMLASCSYDGQVILWKEGSQNQWTQAHVFTDHKTSVSSIAWAPYELGLSLACGSSDGNISVFTGRGDGGWDTTKIDQAHPVGVTSVSWAPSTAPGALVSSGLLDPVYKLASGGCDNTVKVWKLSNGSWKMDCFPALQKHSDWVRDVAWAPNLGLPKSTIASGSQDGKVVIWTVGKEGEQWEGKVLNDFKAPVWRVSWSLTGNLLAVSDGNNNVTVWKEAVDGEWQQVTALEP